One segment of Primulina tabacum isolate GXHZ01 chromosome 14, ASM2559414v2, whole genome shotgun sequence DNA contains the following:
- the LOC142524227 gene encoding 1-deoxy-D-xylulose-5-phosphate synthase, chloroplastic isoform X4, producing MVGVSCYNPSRINAHFRENPRFLYPKVEFSDVNFRFITDLSRPDAYPSLASTSNSKEYAGRVYSLSNDRTGSTNEKVPTPLLDMIENPMQLKSLTLKELKQLAGELRSEISSMMSKTQKPFKASLSVAELTVAIHHVFHAPIDKILWDMEDQTYAHKLLTGWRPLRSKVSQENGFYNHACQSQFDPFGVGHGCNSISSGLGMAVARDIKGKRERIVTVINNETTMAGQVYEAMRNAGYLDSNMIVILVDSYHSLHPKLECASKTSISPLSSLMSKLQSSKFFRRWREFAKALTKKLGGGMHEWAAKIDEYVRGMMGPPGSTLFEELGLYYIGPIDGHNVEDLVCVLHEVASLDTLGPVLIHVITKEDCEIKDNQDSKILEQRHEGSFNHEELVPRNSRSWTYSDHFVEALIAEADKNEDIVVIHAGMGMETAFQSLKSKLSDRFFDVGMAEQHAVTFAAGLSCGGLKPFCIIPSAFLQRAYDQVVHDIDRQNIPVRFVITSAGLVGSEGATHSGAFDITFMSCLPNMVVMAPSDEIELSRMVTASVHINDRPVCFRYPRGAIAQMKPNSYIADPIEIGKGRILVEGKHIALLGYGSMVQNCLRAHSLLAKLDIDVTVADARFCKPLDINLVRMLCKNHNFLITVEEGSIGGFSAHVAQFIALDGLLDVGIKWRPMTLPDNYIEGASPNDQLALAGLSGNHIAATALNLLGRNRDALLLMC from the exons ATGGTCGGCGTTTCTTGTTACAACCCATCGAGGATTAATGCCCATTTCCGTGAAAATCCAAGATTTTTGTATCCCAAAGTGGAATTCTCAGATGTTAATTTCCGGTTCATCACAGATCTTTCTAGACCGGATGCTTACCCAAGTTTAGCTTCAACTTCTAATTCCAAG GAATATGCTGGTCGTGTATATTCTTTATCAAATGATAGAACTGGTTCTACGAATGAGAAGGTGCCGACGCCCCTACTCGATATGATTGAGAATCCCATGCAACTAAAATCTCTAACTTTAAAG GAATTGAAACAATTAGCTGGTGAACTTCGATCAGAAATATCTTCCATGATGTCAAAAACTCAAAAACCTTTTAAAGCTAGTCTATCAGTCGCAGAACTAACAGTTGCTAttcatcatgtttttcatgctcCTATAGACAAGATACTATGGGACATGGAGGACCAA ACATATGCTCATAAGCTTCTCACAGGGTGGAGACCCCTCCGATCCAAAGTTAGCCAGGAAAATGGTTTTTATAATCATGCTTGTCAAAGTCAGTTCGACCCTTTTGGAGTTGGCCATGGATGCAACAGTATCTCTTCTGGACTTG GAATGGCAGTGGCACGAGATATTAAAGGAAAAAGAGAACGTATAGTTACCGTGATAAACAACGAAACAACCATGGCCGGTCAGGTTTATGAGGCCATGAGGAATGCAGGTTACTTGGATTCAAATATGATTGTAATATTAGTTGACAGTTATCATTCTTTACACCCAAAACTTGAGTGCGCCTCGAAAACTTCAATAAGTCCTTTGTCTAGTCTTATGAGTAAGCTGCAGTCAAGTAAATTTTTCAGGAGATGGAGAGAATTTGCTAAG GCTCTAACAAAAAAATTAGGTGGTGGAATGCACGAGTGGGCTGCCAAAATTGACGAATATGTACGTGGTATGATGGGTCCTCCTGGATCAACTCTATTTGAGGAGCTCGGTTTGTACTATATCGGCCCAATTGATGGCCACAATGTTGAAGATCTTGTATGTGTGTTGCATGAAGTGGCATCTTTGGACACGCTGGGTCCTGTTCTGATTCATGTCATAACGAAGGAAGATTGCGAAATAAAAGATAACCAGGATAGTAAAATCTTGGAGCAACGTCATGAAG GTTCCTTCAATCATGAAGAATTGGTACCAAGGAATTCTCGGTCATGGACGTATAGCGATCACTTTGTAGAGGCCTTGATTGCAGAggcagataaaaatgaagataTAGTGGTTATTCATGCTGGGATGGGAATGGAAACAGCTTTTCAATCATTGAAAAGTAAACTTTCAGACAGGTTTTTCGATGTTGGCATGGCTGAGCAGCATGCAGTTACATTTGCGGCTGGTCTGTCATGTGGTGGATTGAAACCTTTTTGCATAATCCCATCAGCCTTCCTTCAGCGAGCATATGATCAG GTGGTTCATGACATAGATCGGCAAAATATTCCAGTGCGTTTCGTAATCACGAGTGCAGGACTAGTGGGGTCCGAGGGTGCAACACATTCTGGGGCATTTGACATAACATTTATGTCGTGTTTACCAAACATGGTCGTGATGGCACCTTCTGATGAGATTGAGCTTTCTCGTATGGTTACAGCTTCTGTCCATATTAATGATAGGCCAGTTTGTTTTCGATATCCTAGAGGTGCCATTGCTCAGATGAAGCCCAATTCATATATTGCTGATCCTATTGAG ATTGGCAAAGGGAGAATACTTGTTGAGGGTAAACATATAGCTCTTCTAGGTTATGGTTCAATGGTGCAAAATTGCCTTAGAGCTCATTCCCTTCTTGCAAAACTTGACATTGACGTTACCGTTGCTGATGCAAGATTCTGCAAGCCACTTGATATAAATCTTGTGAGGATGCTATGCAAGAACCACAACTTCCTTATTACAGTTGAGGAAGGTTCTATAGGGGGATTCAGCGCACACGTTGCTCAATTCATCGCGCTTGATGGGCTTCTTGATGTCGGAATAAAG TGGCGACCCATGACGCTGCCGGACAACTATATTGAGGGTGCATCACCAAACGACCAGCTTGCACTCGCTGGTCTTTCGGGCAATCATATTGCTGCAACCGCATTGAATCTTCTCGGTCGAAATCGAGATGCTCTGCTCTTAATGTGTTAG
- the LOC142524227 gene encoding 1-deoxy-D-xylulose-5-phosphate synthase, chloroplastic isoform X3 — MVGVSCYNPSRINAHFRENPRFLYPKVEFSDVNFRFITDLSRPDAYPSLASTSNSKEYAGRVYSLSNDRTGSTNEKVPTPLLDMIENPMQLKSLTLKELKQLAGELRSEISSMMSKTQKPFKASLSVAELTVAIHHVFHAPIDKILWDMEDQTYAHKLLTGWRPLRSKVSQENGFYNHACQSQFDPFGVGHGCNSISSGLGMAVARDIKGKRERIVTVINNETTMAGQVYEAMRNAGYLDSNMIVILVDSYHSLHPKLECASKTSISPLSSLMSKLQSSKFFRRWREFAKALTKKLGGGMHEWAAKIDEYVRGMMGPPGSTLFEELGLYYIGPIDGHNVEDLVCVLHEVASLDTLGPVLIHVITKEDCEIKDNQDSKILEQRHEGSFNHEELVPRNSRSWTYSDHFVEALIAEADKNEDIVVIHAGMGMETAFQSLKSKLSDRFFDVGMAEQHAVTFAAGLSCGGLKPFCIIPSAFLQRAYDQVVHDIDRQNIPVRFVITSAGLVGSEGATHSGAFDITFMSCLPNMVVMAPSDEIELSRMVTASVHINDRPVCFRYPRGAIAQMKPNSYIADPIEQIGKGRILVEGKHIALLGYGSMVQNCLRAHSLLAKLDIDVTVADARFCKPLDINLVRMLCKNHNFLITVEEGSIGGFSAHVAQFIALDGLLDVGIKWRPMTLPDNYIEGASPNDQLALAGLSGNHIAATALNLLGRNRDALLLMC, encoded by the exons ATGGTCGGCGTTTCTTGTTACAACCCATCGAGGATTAATGCCCATTTCCGTGAAAATCCAAGATTTTTGTATCCCAAAGTGGAATTCTCAGATGTTAATTTCCGGTTCATCACAGATCTTTCTAGACCGGATGCTTACCCAAGTTTAGCTTCAACTTCTAATTCCAAG GAATATGCTGGTCGTGTATATTCTTTATCAAATGATAGAACTGGTTCTACGAATGAGAAGGTGCCGACGCCCCTACTCGATATGATTGAGAATCCCATGCAACTAAAATCTCTAACTTTAAAG GAATTGAAACAATTAGCTGGTGAACTTCGATCAGAAATATCTTCCATGATGTCAAAAACTCAAAAACCTTTTAAAGCTAGTCTATCAGTCGCAGAACTAACAGTTGCTAttcatcatgtttttcatgctcCTATAGACAAGATACTATGGGACATGGAGGACCAA ACATATGCTCATAAGCTTCTCACAGGGTGGAGACCCCTCCGATCCAAAGTTAGCCAGGAAAATGGTTTTTATAATCATGCTTGTCAAAGTCAGTTCGACCCTTTTGGAGTTGGCCATGGATGCAACAGTATCTCTTCTGGACTTG GAATGGCAGTGGCACGAGATATTAAAGGAAAAAGAGAACGTATAGTTACCGTGATAAACAACGAAACAACCATGGCCGGTCAGGTTTATGAGGCCATGAGGAATGCAGGTTACTTGGATTCAAATATGATTGTAATATTAGTTGACAGTTATCATTCTTTACACCCAAAACTTGAGTGCGCCTCGAAAACTTCAATAAGTCCTTTGTCTAGTCTTATGAGTAAGCTGCAGTCAAGTAAATTTTTCAGGAGATGGAGAGAATTTGCTAAG GCTCTAACAAAAAAATTAGGTGGTGGAATGCACGAGTGGGCTGCCAAAATTGACGAATATGTACGTGGTATGATGGGTCCTCCTGGATCAACTCTATTTGAGGAGCTCGGTTTGTACTATATCGGCCCAATTGATGGCCACAATGTTGAAGATCTTGTATGTGTGTTGCATGAAGTGGCATCTTTGGACACGCTGGGTCCTGTTCTGATTCATGTCATAACGAAGGAAGATTGCGAAATAAAAGATAACCAGGATAGTAAAATCTTGGAGCAACGTCATGAAG GTTCCTTCAATCATGAAGAATTGGTACCAAGGAATTCTCGGTCATGGACGTATAGCGATCACTTTGTAGAGGCCTTGATTGCAGAggcagataaaaatgaagataTAGTGGTTATTCATGCTGGGATGGGAATGGAAACAGCTTTTCAATCATTGAAAAGTAAACTTTCAGACAGGTTTTTCGATGTTGGCATGGCTGAGCAGCATGCAGTTACATTTGCGGCTGGTCTGTCATGTGGTGGATTGAAACCTTTTTGCATAATCCCATCAGCCTTCCTTCAGCGAGCATATGATCAG GTGGTTCATGACATAGATCGGCAAAATATTCCAGTGCGTTTCGTAATCACGAGTGCAGGACTAGTGGGGTCCGAGGGTGCAACACATTCTGGGGCATTTGACATAACATTTATGTCGTGTTTACCAAACATGGTCGTGATGGCACCTTCTGATGAGATTGAGCTTTCTCGTATGGTTACAGCTTCTGTCCATATTAATGATAGGCCAGTTTGTTTTCGATATCCTAGAGGTGCCATTGCTCAGATGAAGCCCAATTCATATATTGCTGATCCTATTGAG CAGATTGGCAAAGGGAGAATACTTGTTGAGGGTAAACATATAGCTCTTCTAGGTTATGGTTCAATGGTGCAAAATTGCCTTAGAGCTCATTCCCTTCTTGCAAAACTTGACATTGACGTTACCGTTGCTGATGCAAGATTCTGCAAGCCACTTGATATAAATCTTGTGAGGATGCTATGCAAGAACCACAACTTCCTTATTACAGTTGAGGAAGGTTCTATAGGGGGATTCAGCGCACACGTTGCTCAATTCATCGCGCTTGATGGGCTTCTTGATGTCGGAATAAAG TGGCGACCCATGACGCTGCCGGACAACTATATTGAGGGTGCATCACCAAACGACCAGCTTGCACTCGCTGGTCTTTCGGGCAATCATATTGCTGCAACCGCATTGAATCTTCTCGGTCGAAATCGAGATGCTCTGCTCTTAATGTGTTAG
- the LOC142524227 gene encoding 1-deoxy-D-xylulose-5-phosphate synthase, chloroplastic isoform X1 codes for MVGVSCYNPSRINAHFRENPRFLYPKVEFSDVNFRFITDLSRPDAYPSLASTSNSKEYAGRVYSLSNDRTGSTNEKVPTPLLDMIENPMQLKSLTLKELKQLAGELRSEISSMMSKTQKPFKASLSVAELTVAIHHVFHAPIDKILWDMEDQIGSSNVSCSRLKQTYAHKLLTGWRPLRSKVSQENGFYNHACQSQFDPFGVGHGCNSISSGLGMAVARDIKGKRERIVTVINNETTMAGQVYEAMRNAGYLDSNMIVILVDSYHSLHPKLECASKTSISPLSSLMSKLQSSKFFRRWREFAKALTKKLGGGMHEWAAKIDEYVRGMMGPPGSTLFEELGLYYIGPIDGHNVEDLVCVLHEVASLDTLGPVLIHVITKEDCEIKDNQDSKILEQRHEGSFNHEELVPRNSRSWTYSDHFVEALIAEADKNEDIVVIHAGMGMETAFQSLKSKLSDRFFDVGMAEQHAVTFAAGLSCGGLKPFCIIPSAFLQRAYDQVVHDIDRQNIPVRFVITSAGLVGSEGATHSGAFDITFMSCLPNMVVMAPSDEIELSRMVTASVHINDRPVCFRYPRGAIAQMKPNSYIADPIEQIGKGRILVEGKHIALLGYGSMVQNCLRAHSLLAKLDIDVTVADARFCKPLDINLVRMLCKNHNFLITVEEGSIGGFSAHVAQFIALDGLLDVGIKWRPMTLPDNYIEGASPNDQLALAGLSGNHIAATALNLLGRNRDALLLMC; via the exons ATGGTCGGCGTTTCTTGTTACAACCCATCGAGGATTAATGCCCATTTCCGTGAAAATCCAAGATTTTTGTATCCCAAAGTGGAATTCTCAGATGTTAATTTCCGGTTCATCACAGATCTTTCTAGACCGGATGCTTACCCAAGTTTAGCTTCAACTTCTAATTCCAAG GAATATGCTGGTCGTGTATATTCTTTATCAAATGATAGAACTGGTTCTACGAATGAGAAGGTGCCGACGCCCCTACTCGATATGATTGAGAATCCCATGCAACTAAAATCTCTAACTTTAAAG GAATTGAAACAATTAGCTGGTGAACTTCGATCAGAAATATCTTCCATGATGTCAAAAACTCAAAAACCTTTTAAAGCTAGTCTATCAGTCGCAGAACTAACAGTTGCTAttcatcatgtttttcatgctcCTATAGACAAGATACTATGGGACATGGAGGACCAA ATTGGTTCGTCTAACGTCTCATGCTCCCGACTTAAACAGACATATGCTCATAAGCTTCTCACAGGGTGGAGACCCCTCCGATCCAAAGTTAGCCAGGAAAATGGTTTTTATAATCATGCTTGTCAAAGTCAGTTCGACCCTTTTGGAGTTGGCCATGGATGCAACAGTATCTCTTCTGGACTTG GAATGGCAGTGGCACGAGATATTAAAGGAAAAAGAGAACGTATAGTTACCGTGATAAACAACGAAACAACCATGGCCGGTCAGGTTTATGAGGCCATGAGGAATGCAGGTTACTTGGATTCAAATATGATTGTAATATTAGTTGACAGTTATCATTCTTTACACCCAAAACTTGAGTGCGCCTCGAAAACTTCAATAAGTCCTTTGTCTAGTCTTATGAGTAAGCTGCAGTCAAGTAAATTTTTCAGGAGATGGAGAGAATTTGCTAAG GCTCTAACAAAAAAATTAGGTGGTGGAATGCACGAGTGGGCTGCCAAAATTGACGAATATGTACGTGGTATGATGGGTCCTCCTGGATCAACTCTATTTGAGGAGCTCGGTTTGTACTATATCGGCCCAATTGATGGCCACAATGTTGAAGATCTTGTATGTGTGTTGCATGAAGTGGCATCTTTGGACACGCTGGGTCCTGTTCTGATTCATGTCATAACGAAGGAAGATTGCGAAATAAAAGATAACCAGGATAGTAAAATCTTGGAGCAACGTCATGAAG GTTCCTTCAATCATGAAGAATTGGTACCAAGGAATTCTCGGTCATGGACGTATAGCGATCACTTTGTAGAGGCCTTGATTGCAGAggcagataaaaatgaagataTAGTGGTTATTCATGCTGGGATGGGAATGGAAACAGCTTTTCAATCATTGAAAAGTAAACTTTCAGACAGGTTTTTCGATGTTGGCATGGCTGAGCAGCATGCAGTTACATTTGCGGCTGGTCTGTCATGTGGTGGATTGAAACCTTTTTGCATAATCCCATCAGCCTTCCTTCAGCGAGCATATGATCAG GTGGTTCATGACATAGATCGGCAAAATATTCCAGTGCGTTTCGTAATCACGAGTGCAGGACTAGTGGGGTCCGAGGGTGCAACACATTCTGGGGCATTTGACATAACATTTATGTCGTGTTTACCAAACATGGTCGTGATGGCACCTTCTGATGAGATTGAGCTTTCTCGTATGGTTACAGCTTCTGTCCATATTAATGATAGGCCAGTTTGTTTTCGATATCCTAGAGGTGCCATTGCTCAGATGAAGCCCAATTCATATATTGCTGATCCTATTGAG CAGATTGGCAAAGGGAGAATACTTGTTGAGGGTAAACATATAGCTCTTCTAGGTTATGGTTCAATGGTGCAAAATTGCCTTAGAGCTCATTCCCTTCTTGCAAAACTTGACATTGACGTTACCGTTGCTGATGCAAGATTCTGCAAGCCACTTGATATAAATCTTGTGAGGATGCTATGCAAGAACCACAACTTCCTTATTACAGTTGAGGAAGGTTCTATAGGGGGATTCAGCGCACACGTTGCTCAATTCATCGCGCTTGATGGGCTTCTTGATGTCGGAATAAAG TGGCGACCCATGACGCTGCCGGACAACTATATTGAGGGTGCATCACCAAACGACCAGCTTGCACTCGCTGGTCTTTCGGGCAATCATATTGCTGCAACCGCATTGAATCTTCTCGGTCGAAATCGAGATGCTCTGCTCTTAATGTGTTAG
- the LOC142524227 gene encoding 1-deoxy-D-xylulose-5-phosphate synthase, chloroplastic isoform X2, with translation MVGVSCYNPSRINAHFRENPRFLYPKVEFSDVNFRFITDLSRPDAYPSLASTSNSKEYAGRVYSLSNDRTGSTNEKVPTPLLDMIENPMQLKSLTLKELKQLAGELRSEISSMMSKTQKPFKASLSVAELTVAIHHVFHAPIDKILWDMEDQIGSSNVSCSRLKQTYAHKLLTGWRPLRSKVSQENGFYNHACQSQFDPFGVGHGCNSISSGLGMAVARDIKGKRERIVTVINNETTMAGQVYEAMRNAGYLDSNMIVILVDSYHSLHPKLECASKTSISPLSSLMSKLQSSKFFRRWREFAKALTKKLGGGMHEWAAKIDEYVRGMMGPPGSTLFEELGLYYIGPIDGHNVEDLVCVLHEVASLDTLGPVLIHVITKEDCEIKDNQDSKILEQRHEGSFNHEELVPRNSRSWTYSDHFVEALIAEADKNEDIVVIHAGMGMETAFQSLKSKLSDRFFDVGMAEQHAVTFAAGLSCGGLKPFCIIPSAFLQRAYDQVVHDIDRQNIPVRFVITSAGLVGSEGATHSGAFDITFMSCLPNMVVMAPSDEIELSRMVTASVHINDRPVCFRYPRGAIAQMKPNSYIADPIEIGKGRILVEGKHIALLGYGSMVQNCLRAHSLLAKLDIDVTVADARFCKPLDINLVRMLCKNHNFLITVEEGSIGGFSAHVAQFIALDGLLDVGIKWRPMTLPDNYIEGASPNDQLALAGLSGNHIAATALNLLGRNRDALLLMC, from the exons ATGGTCGGCGTTTCTTGTTACAACCCATCGAGGATTAATGCCCATTTCCGTGAAAATCCAAGATTTTTGTATCCCAAAGTGGAATTCTCAGATGTTAATTTCCGGTTCATCACAGATCTTTCTAGACCGGATGCTTACCCAAGTTTAGCTTCAACTTCTAATTCCAAG GAATATGCTGGTCGTGTATATTCTTTATCAAATGATAGAACTGGTTCTACGAATGAGAAGGTGCCGACGCCCCTACTCGATATGATTGAGAATCCCATGCAACTAAAATCTCTAACTTTAAAG GAATTGAAACAATTAGCTGGTGAACTTCGATCAGAAATATCTTCCATGATGTCAAAAACTCAAAAACCTTTTAAAGCTAGTCTATCAGTCGCAGAACTAACAGTTGCTAttcatcatgtttttcatgctcCTATAGACAAGATACTATGGGACATGGAGGACCAA ATTGGTTCGTCTAACGTCTCATGCTCCCGACTTAAACAGACATATGCTCATAAGCTTCTCACAGGGTGGAGACCCCTCCGATCCAAAGTTAGCCAGGAAAATGGTTTTTATAATCATGCTTGTCAAAGTCAGTTCGACCCTTTTGGAGTTGGCCATGGATGCAACAGTATCTCTTCTGGACTTG GAATGGCAGTGGCACGAGATATTAAAGGAAAAAGAGAACGTATAGTTACCGTGATAAACAACGAAACAACCATGGCCGGTCAGGTTTATGAGGCCATGAGGAATGCAGGTTACTTGGATTCAAATATGATTGTAATATTAGTTGACAGTTATCATTCTTTACACCCAAAACTTGAGTGCGCCTCGAAAACTTCAATAAGTCCTTTGTCTAGTCTTATGAGTAAGCTGCAGTCAAGTAAATTTTTCAGGAGATGGAGAGAATTTGCTAAG GCTCTAACAAAAAAATTAGGTGGTGGAATGCACGAGTGGGCTGCCAAAATTGACGAATATGTACGTGGTATGATGGGTCCTCCTGGATCAACTCTATTTGAGGAGCTCGGTTTGTACTATATCGGCCCAATTGATGGCCACAATGTTGAAGATCTTGTATGTGTGTTGCATGAAGTGGCATCTTTGGACACGCTGGGTCCTGTTCTGATTCATGTCATAACGAAGGAAGATTGCGAAATAAAAGATAACCAGGATAGTAAAATCTTGGAGCAACGTCATGAAG GTTCCTTCAATCATGAAGAATTGGTACCAAGGAATTCTCGGTCATGGACGTATAGCGATCACTTTGTAGAGGCCTTGATTGCAGAggcagataaaaatgaagataTAGTGGTTATTCATGCTGGGATGGGAATGGAAACAGCTTTTCAATCATTGAAAAGTAAACTTTCAGACAGGTTTTTCGATGTTGGCATGGCTGAGCAGCATGCAGTTACATTTGCGGCTGGTCTGTCATGTGGTGGATTGAAACCTTTTTGCATAATCCCATCAGCCTTCCTTCAGCGAGCATATGATCAG GTGGTTCATGACATAGATCGGCAAAATATTCCAGTGCGTTTCGTAATCACGAGTGCAGGACTAGTGGGGTCCGAGGGTGCAACACATTCTGGGGCATTTGACATAACATTTATGTCGTGTTTACCAAACATGGTCGTGATGGCACCTTCTGATGAGATTGAGCTTTCTCGTATGGTTACAGCTTCTGTCCATATTAATGATAGGCCAGTTTGTTTTCGATATCCTAGAGGTGCCATTGCTCAGATGAAGCCCAATTCATATATTGCTGATCCTATTGAG ATTGGCAAAGGGAGAATACTTGTTGAGGGTAAACATATAGCTCTTCTAGGTTATGGTTCAATGGTGCAAAATTGCCTTAGAGCTCATTCCCTTCTTGCAAAACTTGACATTGACGTTACCGTTGCTGATGCAAGATTCTGCAAGCCACTTGATATAAATCTTGTGAGGATGCTATGCAAGAACCACAACTTCCTTATTACAGTTGAGGAAGGTTCTATAGGGGGATTCAGCGCACACGTTGCTCAATTCATCGCGCTTGATGGGCTTCTTGATGTCGGAATAAAG TGGCGACCCATGACGCTGCCGGACAACTATATTGAGGGTGCATCACCAAACGACCAGCTTGCACTCGCTGGTCTTTCGGGCAATCATATTGCTGCAACCGCATTGAATCTTCTCGGTCGAAATCGAGATGCTCTGCTCTTAATGTGTTAG